The Candidatus Nitrosocosmicus franklandus genome contains a region encoding:
- a CDS encoding ribosome biogenesis/translation initiation ATPase RLI, with product MDKRGNSIHRVAVLDQDLCQPRKCGLECIIYCPVNKTGGECIVQRPEDGKALISEDLCTGCTICIKKCPFDAIVIVNLAQEIGVDKIHQYGINSFRLYKIPIPKEGTVTGLVGRNGMGKSTIINLLSGNLKPNFGEFERDLSWEEILQRTTNIELRKHFEKIQAKTLRTSIKPQLVYLIPKVFKGTVEELLKKYDERNVTQSLITELGLNNSLRKQLNTLSGGELQRVAVAVAAAKDADYYFFDEPSSFNDIFQRLAVGRVISNLAKEGKSVMIVEHDMSLLDYLSDNIYITYGEPGAYGIVSSLQSTKVGINNFLEGYIPTENIRFRDKAYKFDISSITESVLSTSSIVQYPSLEKTLGHFRVNIEGGNIQQGEVIGIVGANALGKTTFMRMLAGMDKPDNGTLDTNVKISYKPQYLNQEIEGDVRSLIYSVNGGPFEGTLAEEHVFSPLGLKKLYDKSIKGLSGGELQKVAVSLSLIRDADIYALDEPSAFLDIEDRIVLAKFIQRFIKSKGKSALIIDHDIQLIDLVSDRLIIFEGTPGVEGKGTSPISKETGMNDFLKSLSISFRRDETTGRPRVNKENSRLDRQQKTEGNYYYIKN from the coding sequence TTGGATAAACGTGGAAATTCGATTCATAGAGTTGCTGTACTTGATCAGGATTTGTGTCAACCTAGGAAATGTGGTTTAGAGTGCATAATATATTGTCCAGTTAATAAGACTGGTGGCGAATGCATCGTTCAAAGACCAGAAGATGGCAAAGCACTAATTTCCGAAGACTTGTGTACAGGTTGTACAATCTGTATCAAAAAGTGCCCATTTGATGCAATCGTTATCGTCAATCTAGCTCAAGAAATAGGAGTCGACAAGATTCATCAATATGGTATAAACAGCTTTAGATTATACAAGATCCCAATACCCAAAGAAGGAACTGTTACAGGATTAGTTGGACGAAACGGAATGGGAAAATCGACTATTATAAATCTTTTATCGGGAAATTTAAAACCAAATTTTGGAGAATTCGAACGAGATCTATCGTGGGAGGAAATATTGCAGAGAACAACTAACATTGAATTAAGAAAACATTTCGAAAAAATTCAAGCCAAGACATTGAGAACCTCAATAAAACCTCAGCTTGTATATCTTATACCTAAAGTATTCAAGGGTACTGTTGAGGAATTATTGAAGAAGTATGATGAGAGAAATGTTACTCAATCTCTGATCACAGAACTTGGGTTGAATAATTCATTGCGTAAACAATTGAATACGCTAAGTGGAGGGGAACTTCAACGTGTAGCCGTAGCTGTGGCAGCTGCTAAAGATGCAGATTATTATTTTTTCGATGAGCCCTCATCATTTAACGATATCTTTCAAAGATTAGCCGTTGGGCGAGTTATAAGTAATTTAGCCAAGGAGGGGAAGAGCGTAATGATTGTGGAACACGATATGTCATTACTTGACTATCTTTCAGACAATATTTACATAACCTACGGCGAGCCTGGCGCTTATGGAATCGTTTCTTCCCTACAAAGTACAAAAGTTGGAATTAATAATTTCTTGGAGGGTTATATACCAACTGAGAACATTCGATTTAGGGACAAGGCCTATAAGTTTGATATTTCGAGCATAACAGAGTCTGTTCTTTCAACCTCGTCTATTGTTCAGTATCCATCACTTGAAAAGACTCTTGGACATTTTAGAGTAAATATTGAAGGAGGCAACATCCAACAAGGTGAGGTGATTGGAATCGTAGGAGCTAATGCATTAGGTAAAACGACTTTCATGCGAATGCTAGCAGGCATGGATAAACCAGACAATGGGACATTGGATACCAACGTCAAGATATCGTATAAACCACAATATTTGAATCAAGAGATAGAGGGAGACGTACGTTCTCTGATATACTCTGTCAATGGCGGTCCCTTCGAAGGAACTTTAGCAGAGGAGCATGTTTTTTCTCCACTGGGTTTAAAAAAACTTTATGATAAATCCATAAAAGGTTTAAGCGGCGGTGAGCTCCAAAAGGTAGCTGTGTCATTGTCTTTGATAAGAGATGCAGATATTTATGCTCTTGACGAACCGTCTGCATTTCTGGATATTGAGGATAGAATAGTTCTTGCAAAGTTTATACAGAGATTTATAAAGTCAAAAGGAAAATCTGCTCTGATAATAGACCATGATATCCAACTCATCGATCTTGTTTCAGATAGGCTTATTATTTTCGAAGGTACACCTGGCGTTGAAGGTAAGGGTACATCACCAATTTCCAAGGAGACTGGTATGAATGACTTTCTTAAATCTTTATCAATTTCATTTCGACGAGACGAAACTACAGGTCGCCCTAGGGTAAATAAAGAGAATAGCAGACTAGATAGACAGCAGAAAACAGAGGGAAATTATTATTATATAAAGAATTAG
- a CDS encoding class I SAM-dependent methyltransferase — protein sequence MSKYLKTLLRGTLPDDELKLLYSSYDIIGDIAIIKIPEALMNYKNIIGKTLLKNIKNINTVLMQSNPVSGEYRLRDVDYIAGDEKYLTLYKEFGCKFLVNVATSYFSPRLSTERLRISVLVKPNELVLNMFAGVGTFSIVMAKKKPLKVINIDSNLDAHILDQINSKINGVQRHIISLHGDARNILQKGNYLNNFDRILLPLPEKAYEFLDVALSCLKQSGGIIHFFSHVKSDAKKKVVFESEKHIARLFSERTCDYQILHTQIVRDVAPRIYQTVTDIQINKL from the coding sequence ATGAGTAAATATCTCAAAACACTTCTTCGAGGAACGTTACCCGATGATGAGCTAAAATTACTTTATTCATCGTATGATATCATTGGTGATATTGCTATAATAAAAATTCCAGAGGCACTAATGAATTATAAGAATATAATCGGAAAGACTCTACTCAAGAATATAAAGAATATCAATACCGTTCTCATGCAAAGTAATCCTGTATCTGGAGAATACAGGCTGCGAGATGTTGACTACATAGCAGGAGATGAGAAATATCTTACCTTATACAAGGAATTTGGCTGCAAATTTCTAGTTAATGTTGCTACTTCGTATTTTTCTCCTAGGTTGTCAACAGAGCGTCTTCGGATCTCGGTGTTGGTGAAACCGAATGAATTAGTACTGAATATGTTCGCAGGAGTTGGAACCTTCTCCATAGTAATGGCTAAAAAAAAACCATTGAAAGTCATTAATATCGACTCTAATTTGGATGCACACATTTTAGACCAAATAAATTCTAAAATAAACGGGGTACAACGACATATTATTTCACTTCACGGTGATGCTAGGAATATTCTTCAAAAAGGAAATTATTTAAATAACTTTGACAGAATCTTATTGCCTTTACCAGAGAAGGCATATGAATTCTTGGATGTTGCTTTGTCCTGCTTAAAACAGTCTGGAGGTATTATACATTTTTTTTCTCATGTTAAGAGTGATGCCAAGAAAAAGGTAGTGTTTGAATCTGAAAAGCATATCGCAAGACTATTTTCAGAACGTACCTGTGATTATCAAATTTTGCATACACAAATAGTGAGGGATGTAGCGCCCCGAATTTATCAGACTGTTACTGATATTCAGATTAACAAACTTTAA
- the cobT gene encoding nicotinate mononucleotide-dependent phosphoribosyltransferase CobT, which yields MTLNFIKSTNSKGDISNLEEFKSDKSVFVFIISHTATSTIPGITVAGANPELIKFTPPADAEYIHYGKCKSINTIPATPDGKPTPAIITKTALDISNIPIYVVDSGSEIKPILPYFNIQSPVGRNILHEPGIEIQKAVENYEMGKILGYQLAKINDTIILGESIPGGTTTALGVMQAMGFNAYNKVSSSMPDNPNDLKNKVIEMALARAGLDHGDCKNDVFKAISNLGDPMMPTTVGIAEASISSGKRIILAGGTQMCCILAILKSLNIKIKDKVCIGTTSYLYDDEKSDICDLINQIDEEVPIYYVDLGLNKSTKKGLRAYSEGFVKEGAGAGGNTIAAFLNNEFLTQEDFLKRLEDNYTRTIERPNVIDI from the coding sequence ATGACTCTTAATTTCATCAAAAGCACTAATTCAAAAGGAGACATTTCTAATCTCGAGGAATTCAAATCAGATAAATCAGTATTTGTTTTTATTATTTCCCATACTGCTACTTCAACGATTCCAGGGATAACCGTTGCAGGAGCTAACCCCGAATTAATAAAATTTACTCCTCCTGCAGACGCAGAATATATTCACTATGGAAAATGTAAATCAATAAACACTATACCGGCTACACCAGATGGCAAGCCAACTCCCGCCATAATTACAAAGACTGCATTGGATATTTCGAATATCCCTATATATGTAGTTGATTCAGGCTCTGAAATAAAACCAATCTTACCATACTTCAATATCCAGTCACCTGTAGGAAGAAATATCCTTCACGAACCAGGGATTGAGATTCAAAAAGCAGTTGAAAATTATGAAATGGGTAAAATTTTAGGCTACCAATTGGCTAAGATAAATGACACCATTATTTTAGGTGAAAGCATACCTGGAGGCACAACTACCGCATTGGGAGTGATGCAGGCAATGGGATTCAATGCATATAACAAAGTCAGTAGCAGTATGCCTGATAATCCAAATGATCTGAAGAATAAGGTTATTGAAATGGCTTTGGCGAGAGCAGGTTTAGATCATGGTGATTGTAAGAATGATGTATTTAAGGCAATATCCAATCTTGGAGATCCAATGATGCCAACAACTGTAGGCATAGCAGAGGCATCCATCTCAAGCGGTAAAAGAATTATCCTTGCAGGGGGAACTCAAATGTGTTGTATTTTAGCGATTTTGAAATCTCTAAATATCAAAATAAAGGACAAGGTCTGCATAGGTACAACATCCTATTTGTATGACGATGAAAAATCAGATATATGTGACCTTATAAACCAGATCGATGAAGAAGTACCCATTTATTATGTTGACTTGGGGTTAAACAAATCAACGAAAAAAGGACTCCGAGCTTATTCCGAAGGTTTTGTTAAGGAAGGAGCAGGAGCAGGGGGCAACACTATAGCTGCCTTTTTGAATAATGAATTTCTAACCCAAGAAGATTTCCTTAAGCGTCTGGAAGACAACTATACTAGAACAATTGAAAGACCAAACGTAATCGATATTTAG
- a CDS encoding MBL fold metallo-hydrolase has product MKIEQFLVGEMANFTYLLIDEINNSCIIVDPSWDLDTIFEYIKKNNLQIKFIINTHSHFDHTLGNEQVVQVTGAKIMQHRNSPLHKDKILEDGDRIEFGSSIIDVIYTPGHTKDSICLIVDNEIILTGDTIFVGSCGRLDLPGGSASEMFDSIYGKLSNLDEKLIVYPGHHYGSKKTSSMRDEKQNNFVFKFRSKEEFLSFMNT; this is encoded by the coding sequence TTGAAAATAGAACAATTTTTAGTTGGAGAGATGGCCAATTTTACGTACTTACTAATCGATGAAATAAATAATTCATGTATAATAGTAGATCCTTCATGGGATCTGGATACTATTTTTGAGTACATTAAGAAAAACAATCTTCAAATCAAGTTTATAATTAACACTCATTCCCATTTTGATCACACGTTAGGCAATGAACAAGTAGTACAGGTTACAGGGGCCAAAATAATGCAACACAGGAATTCACCTCTGCACAAAGATAAGATTCTTGAAGATGGTGATAGGATCGAATTCGGAAGTTCTATTATTGATGTCATATATACTCCAGGACATACAAAAGATAGCATCTGCTTGATAGTGGATAATGAGATTATACTAACTGGAGATACTATTTTTGTGGGTAGTTGTGGTCGTTTAGATTTACCAGGTGGAAGTGCAAGTGAAATGTTCGATTCAATATATGGCAAACTAAGTAATCTCGATGAAAAGTTAATAGTATATCCCGGTCATCACTATGGATCAAAGAAAACCTCATCGATGAGAGACGAAAAACAAAATAATTTTGTATTCAAATTTAGAAGTAAGGAAGAATTTCTTAGCTTCATGAACACATAA
- a CDS encoding NAD(P)H-hydrate epimerase, with protein sequence MDPDNKFKSIRGFEPISSKQMYQIENIGETKYLMKKVLMMENAGSRIADFLISEFGDDIINKSIVAVCGQGNNGGDAVVAIRHLSGYILPKIVPEKTPNLSVVLLGRPNELKTSEAHSNWNIVEKIDSVSTLTLDSSTIEEIKNRIMNSDIILDGIFGTGIKGDINEPYSTVIDLINSRKGNSYILSVDIPTGLNPDTGEKNKKTIIADATVTFHRPKHGHINNPSVVGKLVVKKIGIPYETEIGVVV encoded by the coding sequence ATGGACCCAGACAACAAGTTTAAGAGTATTAGGGGGTTTGAACCTATTTCTTCCAAACAAATGTATCAGATAGAAAATATCGGAGAAACCAAGTATTTGATGAAAAAGGTTTTAATGATGGAAAATGCAGGCTCCAGAATAGCCGATTTTCTAATAAGCGAATTTGGCGATGATATTATAAACAAATCTATAGTGGCGGTTTGCGGTCAGGGCAACAATGGTGGAGATGCAGTAGTAGCCATACGTCACTTGTCTGGATATATTTTACCCAAAATTGTACCAGAAAAAACCCCCAACCTATCAGTAGTCCTCTTGGGTCGTCCAAATGAGTTGAAGACTAGCGAAGCTCATTCTAACTGGAACATAGTTGAAAAAATTGATTCAGTTAGTACTCTGACCCTGGATTCGAGTACAATCGAGGAAATCAAAAATAGAATAATGAACTCGGATATAATTTTAGACGGGATTTTCGGTACAGGTATAAAGGGTGATATCAATGAACCATACTCTACTGTTATTGATCTGATTAACAGTAGAAAGGGTAATTCATATATCTTGTCTGTAGATATACCCACTGGACTGAATCCTGACACTGGAGAAAAAAACAAAAAGACAATAATTGCAGACGCAACTGTAACTTTCCATCGTCCCAAACATGGACACATTAACAATCCATCTGTAGTCGGAAAACTAGTAGTGAAAAAAATAGGTATCCCATATGAAACTGAGATAGGAGTTGTTGTCTAG
- a CDS encoding resolvase gives MTNIRRSRGYNFEHGLVKRLNNGDWIARRLGGSSTGLPDIVAVNNKLSILLSIEAKSATGNSIYVPPDQIMRCHGITKMFKAYNERYIILAFKFMRVKRQKIGGKTIYVPRKTREYYKIIKFKKIPKVFPSIKCNYDGDTFAIHNAKIRKVKLKNFQIP, from the coding sequence ATGACCAATATTCGGCGGAGCAGAGGATATAATTTTGAACATGGATTAGTAAAGAGATTAAACAATGGAGATTGGATAGCTAGAAGGTTGGGGGGCTCTAGCACCGGTCTACCGGATATTGTTGCAGTAAATAACAAATTATCTATTTTGCTATCTATTGAGGCAAAATCAGCTACGGGAAATAGTATCTATGTACCACCGGATCAAATTATGCGATGCCATGGAATTACAAAGATGTTTAAAGCCTATAATGAGAGATACATAATTTTAGCTTTTAAATTCATGAGGGTAAAGAGGCAAAAAATAGGTGGAAAAACTATCTATGTTCCTAGGAAAACAAGAGAATATTATAAAATAATAAAATTCAAAAAAATACCAAAAGTTTTCCCAAGCATAAAGTGTAATTATGACGGTGATACTTTTGCAATACATAATGCTAAGATCCGAAAAGTAAAACTAAAAAATTTTCAAATACCTTGA
- a CDS encoding translin family protein has translation MSFEINFSKMNSSLDEFSIHLKQVESSREKLIKENREVILFCSKAIISLHSNKIKDANDMLVKAFELLKDLRKFVISDLDRYLWPAEQEYVEAYILKEIVEKKNSISSHLDLDVSLSAYLIGLLDCIGEIKRMIYDSLRRNDFETSLSLFVTMQTFYDSIYPFSIYDNILPGIRKKLDVGKRIIEDVRVTVTEEQRRKDFLSKFQK, from the coding sequence ATGAGCTTTGAAATAAACTTTTCAAAAATGAACTCTTCATTGGATGAATTTTCAATCCATCTTAAACAGGTCGAGTCAAGTAGAGAAAAACTTATCAAAGAGAATAGAGAAGTAATTCTGTTTTGTAGCAAGGCTATAATTTCCTTACATAGTAACAAAATTAAAGATGCGAATGATATGCTTGTTAAAGCTTTTGAACTGCTTAAAGATTTGAGAAAATTCGTAATTTCTGATTTAGACCGATATCTATGGCCAGCTGAGCAGGAATATGTTGAAGCATATATACTAAAGGAAATCGTAGAAAAGAAAAATTCTATAAGTAGCCATCTTGATTTGGATGTTTCTTTAAGTGCTTATCTGATAGGACTTTTGGATTGCATTGGTGAAATCAAACGCATGATTTATGATAGTTTAAGAAGAAATGATTTCGAAACTTCATTGTCTTTGTTTGTGACAATGCAAACTTTCTATGACAGTATATATCCTTTCTCAATTTATGATAACATATTACCAGGAATTAGAAAAAAACTAGATGTAGGCAAAAGGATAATTGAAGATGTAAGAGTTACTGTGACTGAAGAACAACGACGAAAGGATTTCTTAAGTAAATTTCAAAAGTGA
- a CDS encoding NAD(P)/FAD-dependent oxidoreductase has product MSLSKTDYDIIVAGGGLAGLIVASSAAYHSNQRLRILVVDRNSIDIQGRKTISGWICGDAVGKNTVDYMTERIKISWGYPEIEHPVKGVVAFSPDHETKVSFDGEGYILNRKQLPQKQLKEASKLGVEIKSNIVIRQLTTENNFIVGVEGEDTKTREIFKKTAKVVVDCTGVTSVLRTNLPIRSYIQKKIDRNDLESTGRYIYDFDAEGKEDKTYFDPDYCIIHLDQNLAPGGYGWVFPKGQSKVNIGLGVQQKLFEKANKELGIKRDLKKIIDDYVAANPVINNPRLSSSPEDQGNEWGTWQVSVRRQNDCMVANGYMMVGDSAWMPKPLDAGGIGPAIIAATIAGKDVVEAIEANDVSERGLWQYNKDFINEYGYKTAGLEVFRRMLQQLSNDQINYGMKHFLSKMDIDKITKGEHPEFSSVSKIGMMIRGALNKKLAEDLRFTAKMNENLVKHYRNYPESPDAFPEWSTKLNAFLTESFSRFS; this is encoded by the coding sequence ATGAGCCTGTCAAAAACTGATTATGACATTATTGTTGCTGGGGGCGGACTTGCGGGCCTAATAGTAGCTTCTTCAGCAGCATATCATTCCAATCAAAGATTAAGAATCTTGGTGGTAGATAGGAATTCCATTGATATCCAAGGTCGAAAAACTATTTCGGGTTGGATTTGTGGTGACGCTGTAGGCAAAAATACTGTAGATTATATGACAGAGAGAATAAAGATTTCTTGGGGTTACCCCGAAATAGAACATCCAGTTAAGGGCGTAGTAGCCTTTTCACCTGATCATGAAACTAAGGTGTCATTTGATGGTGAAGGATATATTTTAAATAGAAAACAACTCCCTCAAAAGCAACTAAAAGAGGCATCCAAATTAGGAGTTGAAATCAAGAGTAACATAGTGATTCGACAATTAACTACGGAGAACAATTTTATCGTTGGTGTAGAGGGAGAGGATACCAAGACCAGAGAGATTTTTAAGAAGACGGCAAAGGTTGTTGTCGACTGCACAGGTGTGACATCTGTCTTGAGAACTAACCTACCTATAAGGTCATACATTCAGAAAAAAATCGATAGAAATGATTTGGAATCAACTGGAAGATATATTTATGATTTTGACGCAGAAGGGAAAGAAGACAAAACCTATTTTGATCCAGATTATTGCATTATTCACCTAGATCAAAATCTTGCTCCGGGTGGATACGGATGGGTATTTCCAAAAGGCCAATCCAAAGTGAATATAGGGTTAGGAGTGCAACAAAAGCTATTTGAGAAAGCAAATAAAGAATTGGGCATAAAAAGGGATTTGAAAAAGATCATTGACGACTATGTTGCTGCAAATCCAGTTATAAACAATCCCCGGTTGTCAAGTAGCCCAGAAGACCAAGGCAATGAATGGGGTACATGGCAAGTTTCCGTAAGAAGACAAAATGACTGCATGGTTGCAAATGGATACATGATGGTGGGAGATTCAGCCTGGATGCCAAAACCACTGGATGCTGGAGGAATAGGACCTGCAATTATCGCAGCAACCATTGCAGGAAAAGATGTAGTGGAGGCAATAGAAGCAAACGATGTATCAGAAAGGGGTCTCTGGCAGTATAACAAGGATTTCATCAATGAATATGGTTACAAAACGGCTGGTCTTGAAGTTTTCAGGAGAATGTTGCAGCAGTTAAGTAATGACCAAATAAATTATGGAATGAAACATTTTCTGTCAAAAATGGATATTGACAAAATAACTAAAGGAGAACATCCTGAATTCAGTTCAGTGAGCAAAATTGGGATGATGATAAGAGGGGCATTGAACAAAAAATTAGCCGAAGACTTGAGGTTTACGGCTAAAATGAATGAAAATCTGGTAAAACACTACAGAAACTATCCTGAAAGTCCCGATGCATTCCCCGAGTGGTCTACAAAATTAAATGCGTTTTTAACTGAATCCTTTTCAAGGTTCTCCTGA